ATGGCCCCACCTAGTATTTCGGCTAGAGAGGTGGAGATGGAGGCGAGCATGGCAGAGTAAAGAATACCTTTGGCATAACGGGGTTTCAAGTATTCGCTGGCGGCTTCCGAAAGGCATAAGCCGGAGGCAATTCCCAAGTGGGCCACGTTGTGTTGCAACACGATCAGCATGATCGTGGACAGGGTGACCATCCATAATAGAGAATAACCGAATTCGGCACCGGCGGCCAGGTTGGAGGCCCAGTTTCCCGGATCGATAAAGCCCACGGTGACAAGTAGGCCGGGACCTATATATTTAAATATTTCCAGTCCCCCGAGTTTCGGGTTATGTTTTGCCGTGTTCAGTAGTTCTTTGAATTGTTTTAACATGTTGTTCGAGTTAAAAGCTAAAGGTTAAAAGCCGATCGTGTAATTTTATTATTATTTTTGAAACTTCAAAAGTACGAATAACGATGAATATTTGTTCTCGTGACCGTGAACTTTTAGTATTAACTTTTAACTTTTGATTTTCATGTTGATTCCTGTACTTCTTGTCGTGGCCTCTTTGGTGGTACTTTATTTCGGGGCAGATTTTCTGGTGAAAGGTAGTTCATCGCTGGCCGTGCGTTTTGGAATATCTCCTTTAGTTGTCGGTTTGACCGTGGTGGCATTCGGGACAAGCGCACCGGAGTTACTGGTTAGCGTGCAGTCGGCATTGGAAGGTAATCCGGGAATTGCCGTGGGAAACGTGATGGGATCTAATATATTCAATGTTTGTGCTATTCTTGGAATTTCAGCGATGATTTACCCGTTGAGGGTGAATCCCCGGTTGATTCGGCTGGATGCACCCGTGATGCTGGTGGCCACGTTATTGTTCGTGGGGATATTTCATAACGGGAGTTTCGGAAGATGGGCCGGGATATTGTTTTTTGCCGGGATATGTGCCTATATGATTTACTGCGTGTACAAGGCCAAGCGGGGAGAGGTGGTTGAAGGGGACGAGGAAATCAAACCCACGAAGAGCTGGATGCTGGATGTCGTGTTGGTGATCGCGGGACTTGCTTTGTTGGTATGGGGATCGGGCTTGCTCGTCGATAATGCCGTGATTATCGCGAAAGCCTTGGGATGGAGCGAGGCGGTGATCGGTTTGACGATCGTGGCAGCAGGGACAAGTATGCCGGAACTGGCAACTTCCGTGGTGGCTGCCTTGAAAAAACGTACGGATATTGCCATCGGTAACGTGATCGGTTCGAATATATTCAATCTTTTGGCTGTTTTAGGATTAACGGCGACGATTGCACCCGTGGAGACCAACCAGATTAACTGGACGGATATGCTGGTGATGCTCGGAACTTCTTTACTTCTGTTGCCTTTCATGCGAACGGGATTCAAGATCGGGCGGGGGGAAGGTGTCGTGCTGTTCGTTATTTATATCGCTTATACCGTCTATTTGCTTGTTTATTAATTGTTTGTTGGTATATGAAACCTTTAGAGGAGAGAAAAAAAGTGTGAGGGAATAAAAAGAATGTTTATTTCTTGGTAGGAATGGGTTATTTTCCTTAAATTTGGTTGCGTTACTTGAGTGCTTGGTAGTGGTGTATTTTAAGGAGTAACACAATTATGGGGGGAAGTTTCATGCAGAATGAGCAACAAATATTATTGGAACATTTAGCCAAAGATAGTGATTTGGCTTATACTCTATTGTACAAGCAATTCTACGTTCCGATGGTGCTTTTTGCTAGTAAATATATTAATAATGAGGAGGAGGCGAAGGATGTAGTACAAGAGTTCTTTATTTCCATGTTGGGACTAAAAAAAGAATTCGAGAATGTTACAGCATTAAAAGTTTATCTTTATAGTTCGGTTAAGAATAGGTGTACGAACTATTTACGGCATGAGCGGGTAAAAGGGCGTTACGAGGCTTTCGTGATGCAGGAGTTCGATGATGTGGATTTGTTTTGGGACCGAGTGTTGGAAGAAGATGTTTATTCCCGTGTGATGGAGATGGTCGAGGAACTCCCCAAGCAATGCCGGAGTGTGATGACACTTTCGTTGGAAGGATACAAAATTTCTGAAGTTGCGGAGAAAATGGGAATTTCTCTTGAAACGGCGAAAGAATATAAAAAAGAGAGTAAAAAACGATTGACAACTCGTTTGCAGACATTAGGATTAAGTATGTTCGTGCAATTATTTTTCTAGATACAATTTCATTGAATCATAAGTTATAAAAAATAAAAAGAGAAAATTTTATTTATTTTTTCTCTTTTTCATCCCCCCCGTTTTATTTCAAAGGGTGTTTTATTTATAGAAACATGAATAAAAATGTTTATGAATAGAGCAAATGAAACTTTTCGAGTGTCAGAAATTATTTTCCGGTATATTCTGGGAGAATTGGCGGATGAGGAAAAAGAGCAATTGGAACGATGGCTGGATGAGAAACCGGATCATAAGTATTTGTTTGAGGATTTAGTGAAAGAGGCTAAAAAATCGGAAAAAATAAAGGCTTATGGACGGATTGATTTATATGAGGCATTGGAAGACCTGTTGAGGAAGAAGAGGAAAATGGAGCAGATGAGGAAAAAGCGTCGCTTTATAACATGGGCGACAGGAGTGGCGGCCGTTATTCTACCTTTGGCTATTGCTTTCATGCTACATATTCATAGGGGAGATTCCGGTGAAAGTATGGAAGACGTGAAAGAGGTTGTTGTTTTACCTGCCGGCAAACCACGGGCTATGCTCCAGCTTGCATCGGGAGAGGAGATTATGCTGACTGCGGGAACGACACAACGTATAAAGCAAGAAAATGGAATCGAGATTAAACAGGATTCCGGGGTAATCGAATACCGGGTTGATAAAGCAAAAGATAAAGAAATTCCGCAGTTTAACATCATTTCGGTTCCGCGGGGTGGTGAGTTTTCGCTAGTGTTGAGTGATGGGACTCGTGTTTGGCTGGATGCAGCGAGTCGTTTACGTTACCCGGTGACGTTTGTCGGTAAGGAAAGAAGGGTATATTTGGAAGGGGAAGCGTTTTTTGACGTGGCTAAGGATAAAGAGTCTGAGTTTGTTGTAGAAACGAAACACGCTGATGTCAAGGTGTTTGGAACATCTTTTGATGTTTCTGCCTATGAGGACGAAGAGAAAACGACGGCCACTCTGGTACGGGGTTCGATCGGCATGGAAGTTCGTGAAACAGGTTCTGAAATACGTTTAAAACCGGGTGAACAAGCTTGCTTGGTGGGCAAAGAGTTGACAAAGTGGGAGGTGGACACGGAGATGTACTCGGCTTGGAGAGAAGGGCGTTTGGTGTTCAGTAAAGTGCGTTTGGAAGATATGTTACGACGTTTAGCCCGGTGGTATGATGTGGATATTGTTTTTTCCCGATCGGAATTGAAGGATTTCACGTTTACCGGAGAGGTGCAGAAGTATGAGGATTTTTCCGAAATATTGGAAGTTATCGAGATGACGCAGATTGCGCGCTTTCAAGTGAAAGGTAAGACAATAGTAGTATATTAATAATAAAAAGAGCTACTCGTGCTGGAACACGGGTCGCTCTAAGAGTAAGTTTATCAGCAATAATAACTTAAACGACACAAATGTATGAAAAAAAATGGAGAATATGACCCTCCTAGGTTGGGGTCATTAAAAAAAATTTGTAGGATTATGAAAGCTACGATGCTTTTTCTCATGCTGACGGTTTGCCATTCATTTGGGATGGTCCACGCTCAAGAGGTGCGTTTGGATATTGATTTGGAGAAAGCCAATTTCGCCGAATTCATGGAACAAGTGAAAAAACAGACAGAATTCACTTTCTTCTTTCACGATGCAATGGTGATGAGTTTGAAAGATATTACTTTACACATGCGGCAGGCTGATATTGAGGCTGTTTTAAAGGCTTGTCTGAAAGGCTCGAATGTTGCTTACCGGATTAAAGATCGTACGATCATTCTCTATGGATTAAACGATCAATCGAAGAAGGGGATAGACGTGAAAGGTTTGGTGGTGGATGAACAGGGAGATCCGATGCCTGGGGCTACGGTCAAGGTGAAAGGAAACGAGGGGAACGGCGTGTTGATAGGTACGGTAACAGGGCCGGACGGGAAATTCTCGTTAAATGTACCGGATAGGAAAGTGATGTTGGAGGTGTCATTTGTCGGTTATGTGTCTCGTTTGATTGCAGCATCCGACACGGTATCCTTGAAAAAGGTCGTTTTGAAAGAAGAGTTGAAGAATATAGAAGAAGTTGTGGTGACCGGATACCAGCGAATTGACCGGAAGTTATTTACCGGTGCCGCAGCAGTAATTAAAGCGGAAGATGCGATGGTTGAGGGAGCAATAGATGTAAGTCGTATGTTGCAGGGAAAAGCGGCCGGGGTACAGATACAAAATGTATCCGGAACTTTCGGAGCTTCTCCTAAGATGAGAGTGCGGGGAGCTTCTTCCATTAACGGGAACCAGAAACCGTTGTGGGTTGTTGATGGGTTGGTACTGGAAGACGTGGTAGAGGTTTCTGCCGATGATTTATCATCGGGAGATTCGGAAACTTTAATCAGTTCTGCAATTGCCGGCCTGAATGCCGATGACATCGAGAGTTTCCAGATTCTAAAAGATGCTTCCGCAACAGCATTGTACGGGGCACGAGCAATGAACGGAGTGGTAGTGATTACCACGAAAAAGGGGAAGAAGGGGACGATGAAGGTAAATTACAGTGGAGAGTTTACGGTGCGCATGAAACCGAGTTATGATCAATATAACCTGATGAATTCACAGGAACAGATGATGGTGTATAAAGAGATGGAGGCGAAAGGGTGGCTGAATTATGCGGATGTTTCTCGTAAGAAAAACGGTGGTGTTTACAAGAAAATGGCTGATTTGATTTCCACGTATGATGAGACTACCGGGAAATTTGGTTTGGAGAATACCCAACAGGCCAAGAATGCTTTCTTGCAGAAGTACGAGATGGCAAATACGGATTGGTTTGACATTCTTTTCCGTAATTCTTTACAGCAAGTACATTCTTTGAGTTTGTCATCAGGAACAGATAAATCTCGTTTCTATGCCTCCTTGAGTTATTTTAATGACGGGGGATGGTCAATTGCCGACAAGGTGGAACGCTACACGGCGAACATGAATGCTTCTTTTGATATAAAGAAATGGTTGACCGTGAATTTATTGACCAATGGTTCGTTACGTATGCAGGATGCTCCGGGAACCAATAGCCGGAACACGAATGCCGTGAGTGGTGAAGTGGAGCGTTCTTTTGACATTAACCCGTTTAGTTATGCTCTGAACACGAGTAGGGCGTTACGTGCTTATGATGATGATGGTAATTACGAGTTCTACACGATGAATTACGCTCCATTCAGTATATTACACGAGTTGGAGAATAATAAGTTGAAAATTGATATGTTGGATACGAAGTTCCAGATGGAATTGGAGTTTCGTCCATTGACCGGGTTGGACGTGAAGATGTTGGGGGCTGTTCGTTACGTGAAGACGACACGGGAACACCGGATTTATGATACATCCAATGCGGCGGAGGCTTATCGTGCTGCCGGGGATGCCACGATTCGGGATGGAAACAAGTTGTTATACGAGGATCCGGATATGCCAGGCTACCCTGCCAAGGTGGTGATGCCGAAAGGGGGACTTTATAATCGGAACGAGAATTCCATGTTGAACTATTATCAACGGATGATCGTGAATTATAATGCCTCTTTTGATGGCGGAAAACATACTTTGAACGTGTTGGGAGGAGAGGAACTACGTTACACGA
The window above is part of the Butyricimonas paravirosa genome. Proteins encoded here:
- a CDS encoding calcium/sodium antiporter, producing MLIPVLLVVASLVVLYFGADFLVKGSSSLAVRFGISPLVVGLTVVAFGTSAPELLVSVQSALEGNPGIAVGNVMGSNIFNVCAILGISAMIYPLRVNPRLIRLDAPVMLVATLLFVGIFHNGSFGRWAGILFFAGICAYMIYCVYKAKRGEVVEGDEEIKPTKSWMLDVVLVIAGLALLVWGSGLLVDNAVIIAKALGWSEAVIGLTIVAAGTSMPELATSVVAALKKRTDIAIGNVIGSNIFNLLAVLGLTATIAPVETNQINWTDMLVMLGTSLLLLPFMRTGFKIGRGEGVVLFVIYIAYTVYLLVY
- a CDS encoding RNA polymerase sigma factor, which produces MGGSFMQNEQQILLEHLAKDSDLAYTLLYKQFYVPMVLFASKYINNEEEAKDVVQEFFISMLGLKKEFENVTALKVYLYSSVKNRCTNYLRHERVKGRYEAFVMQEFDDVDLFWDRVLEEDVYSRVMEMVEELPKQCRSVMTLSLEGYKISEVAEKMGISLETAKEYKKESKKRLTTRLQTLGLSMFVQLFF
- a CDS encoding FecR family protein, encoding MNRANETFRVSEIIFRYILGELADEEKEQLERWLDEKPDHKYLFEDLVKEAKKSEKIKAYGRIDLYEALEDLLRKKRKMEQMRKKRRFITWATGVAAVILPLAIAFMLHIHRGDSGESMEDVKEVVVLPAGKPRAMLQLASGEEIMLTAGTTQRIKQENGIEIKQDSGVIEYRVDKAKDKEIPQFNIISVPRGGEFSLVLSDGTRVWLDAASRLRYPVTFVGKERRVYLEGEAFFDVAKDKESEFVVETKHADVKVFGTSFDVSAYEDEEKTTATLVRGSIGMEVRETGSEIRLKPGEQACLVGKELTKWEVDTEMYSAWREGRLVFSKVRLEDMLRRLARWYDVDIVFSRSELKDFTFTGEVQKYEDFSEILEVIEMTQIARFQVKGKTIVVY
- a CDS encoding SusC/RagA family TonB-linked outer membrane protein; this translates as MKATMLFLMLTVCHSFGMVHAQEVRLDIDLEKANFAEFMEQVKKQTEFTFFFHDAMVMSLKDITLHMRQADIEAVLKACLKGSNVAYRIKDRTIILYGLNDQSKKGIDVKGLVVDEQGDPMPGATVKVKGNEGNGVLIGTVTGPDGKFSLNVPDRKVMLEVSFVGYVSRLIAASDTVSLKKVVLKEELKNIEEVVVTGYQRIDRKLFTGAAAVIKAEDAMVEGAIDVSRMLQGKAAGVQIQNVSGTFGASPKMRVRGASSINGNQKPLWVVDGLVLEDVVEVSADDLSSGDSETLISSAIAGLNADDIESFQILKDASATALYGARAMNGVVVITTKKGKKGTMKVNYSGEFTVRMKPSYDQYNLMNSQEQMMVYKEMEAKGWLNYADVSRKKNGGVYKKMADLISTYDETTGKFGLENTQQAKNAFLQKYEMANTDWFDILFRNSLQQVHSLSLSSGTDKSRFYASLSYFNDGGWSIADKVERYTANMNASFDIKKWLTVNLLTNGSLRMQDAPGTNSRNTNAVSGEVERSFDINPFSYALNTSRALRAYDDDGNYEFYTMNYAPFSILHELENNKLKIDMLDTKFQMELEFRPLTGLDVKMLGAVRYVKTTREHRIYDTSNAAEAYRAAGDATIRDGNKLLYEDPDMPGYPAKVVMPKGGLYNRNENSMLNYYQRMIVNYNASFDGGKHTLNVLGGEELRYTNRTYASNQGFGYQWDRGGVAFLDPDLLKQQIESGLSYYSMEEEFDRFVAFFATAGYSYNGTYVFNATGRYDGSNRLGKSRSARWLPTWNISGAWHVSNEAFMESLEKISRLTLRATYGLTASMGPSSNSRAVLYNEVTKRPTQQEKENSIYISALENSELTWEKQYETNVGVDLGIFDNRISLSADVYWRKGFDLIGSVRVSGIGGQQSKKANYADMKSHGVEFTLNTKNLVYSSFSWVTNWTFSYNKNRITNLESRPRVMDLVKAEGAPRQGYAVRAIFSVPFMGLTNEGIPTVMDPDGNISVGDINFQETNKLDFLKYEGPVDPRITGGFENTFKYKNLTLAVFLNYQFGNKVRLHNYFKNEYNDLTAMPKDFLDRWMMPGDENRTSVPVILSARQNSRTKSEYKEVYNAYNYSTERIADGSFIRLKDISLTYKFDDKWVQSIGLGSMSLKCIMSNVALLYRDKKLHGQDPEFFRSGGVALPVPRQVTFSLRVGF